In a single window of the Amycolatopsis sp. cg5 genome:
- a CDS encoding ArsR/SmtB family transcription factor produces the protein MATHEGHEMRGFSELDLGPVESLGVSVVSQPGATLLSLTADALGGRPQGIPADWRAHIRSHAPADSVAVLRPLFAPDHSGVPYCLTPDTTARSVPDIATYLEQVADLSPEVLLDDLTSDFGGAVPPQWRPVVDHPRRWIASYVRVLEAVWTAFSPIWQRADPLLKRETERVGTAVVGGTLDVLLAGINSRYRFEGTSLYVPDVDPEKFSLDGRRLLLIPVISGSTASIFSFEQPDVAWIGYPMPGMGLLWESRKPPATGDPLTLIVGEMRALILRRVGRPATMGELAGVLDCSASTATYHCGQLEMAGLIVRERHGRHVRLRRTDRGDALIDLLA, from the coding sequence GTGGCGACGCACGAAGGGCACGAGATGCGCGGCTTCAGCGAGCTGGACCTCGGTCCGGTCGAGTCGCTCGGCGTGTCCGTGGTCAGCCAGCCCGGCGCGACCCTGCTCTCCCTCACCGCCGACGCGCTCGGCGGCCGCCCCCAGGGCATCCCGGCCGACTGGCGCGCGCACATCAGGTCACACGCGCCCGCCGACAGCGTCGCCGTGCTCCGCCCGCTGTTCGCCCCGGACCATTCGGGCGTCCCGTACTGCCTCACCCCGGACACCACCGCCCGGTCGGTCCCCGACATCGCCACCTACCTCGAGCAGGTCGCCGACCTTTCGCCCGAGGTGCTTCTCGACGACCTGACCAGCGATTTCGGCGGCGCCGTTCCCCCGCAGTGGCGGCCCGTCGTCGACCACCCGCGCCGCTGGATCGCCTCCTACGTCCGCGTGCTCGAGGCGGTCTGGACGGCCTTCTCCCCGATCTGGCAGCGAGCGGATCCCCTGCTCAAACGCGAGACGGAACGCGTCGGCACCGCGGTCGTCGGCGGCACCCTCGACGTACTGCTCGCGGGGATCAACTCGCGCTACCGCTTCGAGGGCACCAGCCTGTACGTCCCCGACGTCGACCCCGAGAAGTTCTCGCTCGACGGGCGACGGCTGCTGCTCATCCCGGTGATCTCGGGCAGCACCGCGTCGATCTTCAGCTTCGAGCAACCCGACGTCGCATGGATCGGCTACCCGATGCCCGGCATGGGCCTGCTCTGGGAGAGCCGCAAACCACCCGCCACGGGTGACCCGCTGACCCTCATCGTCGGCGAGATGCGCGCGCTGATCCTGCGCCGCGTCGGCCGCCCGGCCACCATGGGCGAGCTCGCGGGCGTGCTCGACTGCAGCGCGAGCACCGCGACGTACCACTGCGGCCAGCTGGAGATGGCTGGCCTGATCGTCCGCGAACGCCACGGCAGGCACGTCCGCCTGCGCCGCACCGACCGCGGCGACGCCCTGATCGACCTGCTCGCCTGA